One Methylocapsa sp. D3K7 DNA window includes the following coding sequences:
- a CDS encoding ABC transporter ATP-binding protein: MLSSLYARVLRYVWQYWQLRPWMFGTLVVLRIMTSLVDVAVPFAAGHLIDTVASAEGRDLRVATHALALLLAIVLIFQVLRGTLDFVIIRFSSDAMARLVRDAFARVQRFSSDWHANTFAGATVRRLTRGMWAFDTFTDTMIFNFMPAMVVVAAISAVFLIRWPLLGLLISGEIIVYLGVSIGLSVAWVGPASSLAQRYDSRISANLADCIGANPVVKSFAAELREDQRFARLLQGWKARARIAWGRGAATGLVQAGVLIAMQATMLGMGLWLWAQGSASPGDVATLVSTQMLISGYLRDIGQHVRNAQQAIHEMEDIATYSEMEPHVCDVSGAVPLRVTEGAIFFDNVSFGYAGTGLMLYDRFSLEIRPGEKVGLVGASGSGKSTFVKLLQRLYDLDGGRILVDGQDIAKVSQVSLRQAIGLVPQEPVLFHRSLSENIAYGRPQTPPSAIRKAASLAHADIFIERLPKTYRTAVGERGVKLSGGERQRVAIARAILAATPILVLDEATSSLDSVSEALIRDAIAHLSAGRTTIVVAHRLSTVQSLDRILVFDGGRIVEDGRHAELVARPDGVYRRLFETQAGKAPLLV, translated from the coding sequence ATGTTGTCTTCTCTTTATGCACGGGTTTTGCGCTACGTTTGGCAGTATTGGCAACTCAGGCCATGGATGTTCGGCACTCTCGTGGTGTTGCGCATCATGACGTCGCTTGTCGATGTGGCGGTGCCTTTCGCGGCTGGTCATCTCATCGATACCGTCGCAAGCGCCGAAGGCAGAGATCTCCGCGTGGCCACCCATGCGCTGGCTCTGTTGCTTGCCATCGTCCTGATATTTCAGGTTTTACGCGGCACTCTTGATTTTGTGATCATCCGGTTCAGCTCAGACGCGATGGCGCGCCTTGTTCGCGATGCCTTTGCCAGGGTCCAGCGTTTTTCATCGGATTGGCACGCCAATACCTTCGCTGGTGCAACGGTTCGCCGCCTCACCCGCGGGATGTGGGCGTTCGATACATTCACCGATACGATGATTTTCAACTTTATGCCCGCGATGGTTGTCGTCGCGGCGATCAGTGCGGTCTTTCTCATCCGCTGGCCGCTGCTCGGCCTGCTGATCAGCGGCGAAATCATCGTCTATCTCGGCGTGAGCATCGGTCTCTCCGTCGCCTGGGTGGGGCCGGCGAGCAGCTTGGCGCAGCGCTATGACTCCCGGATCAGCGCCAACCTCGCCGACTGCATCGGCGCCAATCCGGTTGTCAAGTCTTTTGCTGCGGAGTTGCGTGAGGATCAGCGTTTCGCGCGTCTCCTTCAGGGCTGGAAGGCGCGCGCACGTATCGCCTGGGGCCGGGGAGCGGCGACGGGCTTGGTGCAGGCTGGCGTGCTGATTGCCATGCAAGCAACAATGCTTGGCATGGGACTCTGGCTTTGGGCTCAAGGTTCGGCCAGTCCCGGCGACGTCGCAACCCTCGTGTCCACGCAAATGCTGATCAGCGGCTATTTGCGCGACATCGGCCAGCATGTCCGCAATGCGCAGCAGGCGATCCATGAGATGGAGGACATCGCCACCTACAGCGAGATGGAGCCGCATGTTTGCGACGTTTCCGGCGCCGTGCCCCTTCGCGTGACCGAAGGAGCCATTTTCTTCGACAACGTCTCGTTCGGCTATGCCGGGACAGGGCTCATGCTCTATGATCGTTTCTCGCTCGAGATAAGGCCGGGAGAAAAAGTCGGCCTCGTCGGGGCATCAGGCTCTGGCAAGTCGACATTCGTCAAGCTGTTGCAGCGGCTCTACGACCTCGACGGCGGCCGGATTCTGGTCGACGGGCAGGATATCGCCAAGGTCTCGCAGGTGAGCCTGCGCCAGGCGATCGGCCTCGTTCCCCAGGAACCGGTGTTGTTTCATCGCTCGCTGTCGGAAAATATCGCCTATGGACGGCCCCAAACGCCTCCGAGCGCGATTCGGAAAGCCGCGAGCCTGGCGCATGCGGATATCTTTATCGAGCGGCTTCCCAAAACCTATCGCACGGCGGTCGGCGAGCGTGGCGTTAAGCTTTCGGGCGGCGAGCGGCAAAGGGTGGCGATTGCCCGCGCGATCCTTGCCGCGACCCCTATTCTTGTCCTCGACGAGGCAACATCAAGCCTCGACTCGGTATCGGAAGCCTTGATCCGCGATGCCATCGCGCATTTGTCCGCGGGGCGCACCACGATCGTTGTGGCGCATAGGCTCTCGACGGTGCAAAGCCTCGACCGCATTCTCGTGTTTGACGGCGGCCGCATCGTCGAGGACGGACGCCACGCGGAACTCGTCGCCCGGCCGGATGGCGTCTATCGCCGCCTCTTCGAGACGCAAGCGGGAAAAGCGCCGCTTCTCGTTTGA
- a CDS encoding alpha/beta hydrolase — protein MADLFTAYAAQATGTKVHAYIIESTAPNNIDDVGIPPEQQDPHQIGADAVIDRIVNDLKNSENPTLVLSIHGFNNPRDIIIDGYKNSFNSVVNDPAINNKDIVIIGYRWPSERIGAPRETIVESATTFIKLSVSFGIIILIAALYLHFVGFIEHLSTFLLLTAGVFFALIPVTFILLRIVVYFRDGYRATAFGVPDLVEIIRQIDKKFADQDARRNQVQLSFVAHSMGAYVVTNAVRILSDVFSPASMREGLNIRPENAPASVPSEIGKAFRLKQLILVSPDIPAEALISSRANFLSSSLKRFEDAFLFSNEGDEVLRQISTTANYFSFPTKSNTFGYRLGNVCLLGIPSGISKGIDLRRLRIGTLTLAEIYNKMSKIGFGQLQDDLPKRFSYFDCTDCVENGKGMLTLAKPGHIKKIGHTKHLWLLIRYLWNRKPDVHGGYFRSRFLSELIFRLACIGRNDTIKAYGGEAELDKECKTRQVKVLFNS, from the coding sequence ATGGCGGATTTATTCACGGCCTATGCGGCGCAAGCAACGGGAACAAAGGTCCATGCATATATCATCGAAAGCACAGCTCCTAATAATATAGACGATGTAGGTATTCCGCCGGAACAACAAGACCCTCATCAAATTGGCGCAGATGCGGTCATTGATCGAATCGTTAACGATCTCAAAAACTCAGAAAACCCCACTCTCGTGCTCAGTATCCATGGGTTTAATAACCCGCGTGACATTATCATAGATGGATATAAGAATTCATTCAATTCTGTTGTTAATGACCCCGCCATTAATAATAAAGATATTGTAATTATCGGATATCGCTGGCCATCAGAGCGTATAGGCGCCCCTCGTGAGACGATAGTCGAATCCGCAACGACATTTATTAAATTATCTGTTAGTTTTGGCATTATTATTTTAATCGCCGCATTGTATCTTCACTTCGTTGGATTTATAGAACATTTATCCACTTTTTTACTATTAACGGCGGGGGTGTTTTTTGCACTGATTCCTGTAACCTTTATTTTGCTGCGGATTGTTGTCTACTTTCGGGATGGATACCGGGCAACTGCTTTTGGGGTCCCGGACTTGGTGGAAATTATCCGGCAAATTGATAAGAAATTCGCTGACCAGGACGCGCGGCGAAATCAGGTACAGCTATCCTTCGTGGCTCATAGCATGGGCGCTTATGTGGTCACCAACGCGGTGAGAATCCTTTCTGACGTTTTTTCTCCGGCCTCCATGCGGGAAGGACTCAATATACGGCCAGAAAATGCGCCAGCGTCTGTACCGTCCGAGATTGGTAAAGCGTTCCGATTAAAACAGCTCATTCTTGTATCGCCTGATATTCCTGCGGAAGCGTTGATCTCAAGCCGGGCCAACTTTCTTTCCTCGTCGTTAAAGCGGTTCGAGGACGCTTTTCTTTTTAGCAATGAGGGAGACGAAGTTCTCAGACAGATATCGACAACGGCGAATTATTTTTCATTTCCAACTAAAAGCAATACATTTGGTTATCGTCTCGGAAACGTCTGTTTGCTTGGGATACCATCTGGTATTTCAAAAGGCATCGACCTAAGACGGCTGCGAATAGGAACGCTTACCCTGGCTGAGATCTACAATAAAATGAGCAAAATAGGGTTTGGGCAATTGCAAGACGATTTGCCGAAACGCTTCTCTTATTTTGACTGTACTGACTGCGTTGAAAATGGAAAAGGTATGCTCACGCTGGCTAAACCTGGCCACATCAAAAAAATAGGGCACACCAAGCATCTTTGGCTTCTCATTCGTTATCTTTGGAATCGCAAGCCTGATGTACACGGCGGATATTTCCGGTCCCGTTTCTTAAGCGAACTTATCTTCCGCCTAGCATGTATCGGCCGTAATGACACTATAAAAGCTTATGGCGGTGAAGCTGAATTGGACAAGGAATGCAAGACACGACAAGTAAAGGTATTGTTCAATAGCTGA